CAAAGTCTAAAAATAGCCCTTCCATTACAACCACTAGAACTAGAGAAATCACTCAAGAGCATAACCATGTTCCCGCTCCCGTGCCAGATTCTCCACCACATCAAGAATCTGTTCCTAAGCCAATGAGGTCTCCAGAAAATGGGAGACATAAAGAACCTGACCCCACCCCTAATCATGTTCAACCAGTAACCCCTCCCCTCCCATACAAACTGATGTCTCCCCTCAAAATCGCCCAAGAGTTGGTACTACAAGTAACatagcaaataaaacaaaaaaaatgctGGCTCTAATGAATGATGAAGAATCAGTTATTGAGGAACATAAGACAGAAATACACAAAATTCCAAAGAAGGAGGTAAGTGCAGTTGTAAAATTATAACTACATAAaagattatatataataatttttgatTTACTCTAAATGTTTTTTCATAGCCGGAACCCCCTCCTCCTCCCTTGGAGGACCTTACACCAGCTGCTAAAGTTGGTTGAAGAAGAAGTTGAAGAGTACTTTCCAGAATTAGAGTGGGCATATGCACCTACTGATATTAAATTGAGAGATCTTGTTGTGAATGGAATGGGACTTTACTGACCTTACATGGGATGATGAACAAGACATCTTTGCAGCACCTGCTGGGCCCCCCATGACCGGAGGTGTACCTGCACCTCCGCCACCACCTGGAGGTATTCCCGCACCTCCACCTCCTCCAGGAATTCCACCCCCTCCAGGTGGTGCTCCacctccccctcctcctcctccggGAATACCGGGGACCTCCTCCACCTCCCTCAATGGCACTTAATTCAAAAGGCGGTAAGTTCAGTATTTGTAAGTAATATCACTTTAACATAATACTTTGATGTACTAGGTACGAGAAACGTGACATTAAACAGTTAGATGGCGTCGTCAAAATCTTCTTCCCACATCAGTAAATCGATATGGCTCCTTTTGGAAGGACATACAGAAAGTCGATGTACCACAGGATAAATTCCTGGAACTGTTTGCACAAAAAGCAGAACGAAACAAGAAAACTGTGAGTTAATATTTCCAAGAAAGCTTGTTAATTTAACCCCCTCTTATCAGGAGTCACCTGACGTAAAAAGGAGAGGTTTGTGACTGTATTAAAACAACAGAGAGcaaataatattcaaattgaGATTAAACGACTTCCAGCTGCACGTCACATTCGTACTGCTATCCTCAATATGGATCAGTCCTTTTTTAACAAAGAAATGATTGaggtatttatattattagCCAGTTATCTatgtatccattcattcatctatccattaatCCACCCATTGTTCATCCATCTTTCTATAGAAACTACTTAATTTGATGCCAACTGATGAGGAGCGGACTCTTATTCAAGAAAAAACATGCCGAGAGACCAGATCTTCCATTAGGACCAGCTGAAGACTTCCTTTATACTTTAGCCTCAATCCCAGAACTTAAGGCTCGTCTCAGTTTATGGAAATTCAACTATGCCTTCCAGTCATCTGAAGAGGAAATGGCTGATGCATTGATGGACTTAAAAGGTGCTATTGAGGAAGTACGAAACAGTAGTACCTTAAAACAAGTAATTGGAGCACTTCTCTCAATTGGTAATGTCCTAAATGGACAACCTGTTGAGGCATTTGAGCTAGAATTTTTGTCAAGGGTTACTAACGTCAAAGATACACAACACAAGACTCCACTTTTAATACATATAGTTGAACTGGTCATTGAACATTATCCTGAGTCCTCTGATCTTCATTCTGAATTAACTCGTGCACATCGAGCTGGTAAAGTAAGTCTTATCTTAAAATCTAATGTAATGAGTAATTGTATCAATAATTCTAAATTAGATTGACTGGAATGAACAGATTCAAAATTTAGAGAAGTTGACATCAGATTTGTCGATCAGTTGGAGACATCTTCGTGCTATTGCTAGACAGGAGACATTCTCTGATGCTGCCAGTATGGAAAAGAAAATGAAGTCTGCTCAAAGTTTAACAGATGCTGCTGAGAGATTGCGAGTGTTGGAGACCATTTATAAGAGAGTTCACACTAGATTTCAAAAAACTATTGCTTTATATGGGAATGAATC
The sequence above is drawn from the Gigantopelta aegis isolate Gae_Host chromosome 6, Gae_host_genome, whole genome shotgun sequence genome and encodes:
- the LOC121374673 gene encoding putative uncharacterized protein DDB_G0290521, with product MTGDRALGVFYRRRSRFLDSDESSESKSPTPLQQRSSVSPIAGHPLSPQPVSSKSSSSPPSSPTLPSSQKAELTSIQSETKSKNSPSITTTRTREITQEHNHVPAPVPDSPPHQESVPKPMRSPENGRHKEPDPTPNHVQPVTPPLPYKLMSPLKIAQELVLQVT